One genomic region from Conexibacter woesei DSM 14684 encodes:
- a CDS encoding outer membrane protein assembly factor BamB family protein, with translation MGGSAGRLQGGRRHLFAAGAVVAALLVGAGCGGGDDDGSSASRTTFAAGSAGTSASGTWAYPNGDAANTRSVEGEIDTSTVTRLGVAWTVPITAAGTFGGYASTPIVVDDTVYTQDLASNVQAIDLRTGEVKWTTRYASPTVGPNGVAVGDGRVYGGTGDGAFALDQLTGRELWFHRITRNEREGVDMAPGYSEGIMYISTVPGNASGFYRGDGVGIVHAFDGATGRRLWNFETVPESLWNPRHVDINSGGGLWHPPAFDGDGDMYISVANPGPWPGTERYPWGSSRPGPNLFTNSLVKLDAASGEVKWYRQALPHDIYDWDLHLPPILTESGGKRIVLASGKLGRVFAFDADNGDRLWERSVGIHNGHDDDNELAMDGRFELLDMPVTVWPGVLGGVETQMAVKDGVAFVPIVDLPVRFETQERNRLDFTGGRGQMVALDVSDGDVKWTRRFATPVYGAATVVNNLLFTTTFDGTLFALDVDTGAIVWREQLPAGTNATVAIAGDTLVTAASFPQGPGEKAQIVAYRIDATGRVERGGAAQPAEGEREGGGQQQAGGGAQTEEGGGGQTEQGGGGQTEQGGGGQTEQGGGGQTEQGGGGQTEQGGGGAAELAAGRTVFTANCAGCHTLADAGASGSVGPNLDDLRPDAATVRTKVTEGGGGMPAFGGRLSDAEIASVAAYVAAVAGQGGDGGGGAGGGTP, from the coding sequence ATGGGCGGAAGTGCGGGTCGTCTCCAGGGTGGCAGGCGCCACCTCTTCGCAGCGGGAGCGGTCGTGGCGGCGCTCCTCGTCGGCGCCGGCTGCGGAGGCGGTGACGACGACGGGTCGAGCGCGAGCCGGACCACCTTCGCCGCCGGCAGCGCCGGGACGAGCGCCAGCGGGACATGGGCATACCCGAACGGCGACGCCGCCAACACGCGCAGCGTCGAGGGCGAGATCGACACCTCCACCGTCACGCGGCTCGGCGTCGCCTGGACCGTCCCGATCACGGCCGCCGGCACCTTCGGCGGCTACGCCTCGACGCCGATCGTCGTCGACGACACGGTCTACACGCAGGACCTCGCCTCCAACGTGCAGGCGATCGACCTCAGAACCGGCGAGGTCAAGTGGACGACGAGATACGCCTCGCCGACGGTCGGCCCCAACGGCGTCGCGGTCGGCGACGGCCGCGTCTACGGCGGCACCGGCGACGGTGCCTTCGCGCTCGACCAGCTGACCGGCAGAGAGCTGTGGTTCCACAGAATCACGCGCAATGAGAGAGAGGGCGTCGACATGGCGCCCGGCTACAGCGAAGGGATCATGTACATCTCGACGGTGCCGGGCAACGCGAGCGGCTTCTACAGAGGCGACGGCGTCGGGATCGTGCACGCCTTCGACGGCGCGACCGGCCGCAGACTGTGGAACTTCGAGACCGTCCCGGAGAGCCTCTGGAACCCGCGCCACGTCGACATCAACTCCGGCGGCGGGCTGTGGCATCCGCCGGCGTTCGACGGCGACGGCGACATGTACATCAGCGTCGCGAACCCGGGTCCGTGGCCCGGGACCGAGAGATACCCGTGGGGCTCCAGCCGCCCCGGGCCGAACCTCTTCACGAACTCGCTCGTGAAGCTCGACGCCGCGAGCGGCGAGGTCAAGTGGTACAGACAGGCGCTGCCGCACGACATCTACGACTGGGACCTGCACCTGCCGCCGATCCTGACCGAGTCCGGCGGCAAGAGAATCGTCCTCGCCTCCGGCAAGCTCGGCCGCGTGTTCGCGTTCGACGCGGACAACGGCGACAGACTGTGGGAGAGAAGCGTCGGCATCCACAACGGCCACGACGACGACAACGAGCTGGCGATGGACGGCAGATTCGAGCTGCTCGACATGCCCGTGACGGTCTGGCCCGGGGTCCTCGGCGGCGTCGAGACGCAGATGGCCGTCAAGGACGGCGTCGCGTTCGTGCCGATCGTCGACCTGCCCGTGCGCTTCGAGACGCAGGAGAGAAACAGACTCGACTTCACCGGCGGCAGAGGCCAGATGGTCGCGCTCGACGTCTCCGACGGCGACGTCAAGTGGACGCGCAGATTCGCGACGCCCGTGTACGGCGCCGCGACGGTCGTCAACAACCTCCTCTTCACGACGACGTTCGACGGCACGCTGTTCGCGCTCGACGTCGACACCGGCGCGATCGTCTGGAGAGAGCAGCTGCCGGCCGGCACGAACGCGACCGTCGCGATCGCCGGCGACACGCTCGTGACCGCCGCCAGCTTCCCGCAGGGGCCCGGCGAGAAGGCGCAGATCGTCGCGTACCGCATCGACGCGACGGGCAGAGTGGAGCGCGGCGGCGCGGCGCAGCCGGCCGAGGGCGAGAGAGAGGGCGGCGGGCAGCAGCAGGCGGGCGGCGGCGCGCAGACGGAGGAGGGCGGCGGTGGGCAGACCGAGCAGGGCGGCGGTGGGCAGACCGAGCAGGGCGGCGGTGGGCAGACCGAGCAGGGCGGCGGTGGGCAGACCGAGCAGGGCGGCGGTGGGCAGACCGAGCAGGGCGGCGGCGGCGCGGCCGAGCTGGCTGCCGGCAGAACCGTCTTCACGGCCAACTGCGCCGGCTGCCACACGCTCGCGGACGCCGGCGCGTCGGGCTCGGTCGGACCGAACCTCGACGACCTGAGACCAGACGCAGCGACCGTCAGAACGAAGGTCACCGAAGGCGGCGGCGGGATGCCGGCGTTCGGCGGGCGCCTCTCCGACGCCGAGATCGCCTCGGTCGCGGCGTACGTCGCGGCGGTCGCCGGCCAGGGCGGCGACGGAGGCGGCGGAGCGGGAGGTGGCACGCCGTAG
- a CDS encoding metallophosphoesterase family protein yields MLATLAGGVGALATFREDKTLPVATVRLSVQLNEPGALGIYVPLVDWGVRYGAVRLPVQLRVDVRRIDRQAAERIARNRQVDVRAVRVAASDAIASYLRALVLVVLVAGLLAGSVMAFAVRTRNGPRVRWLLLSAAATAVAATAAVGLLLPPRGALDDPTYFAHGADIPQALQTLETANRSVGTLSQELDAQLVGLARLVLAPGERSPLPAAGPRLTLASDIHNNVLVLPTLERVATGGPLFIAGDLTDRGTPLETSVTRQVASIGRPTVFVTGNHDSATLERSLTRAGAVVLTRYGRLRVDGSYGAEVVDVGGLRVAGYDDPFTRRDRGHERGTRPEPRTTEGMQEAFAAWFAPLEDRVDVVMVHEPSLIEPVLRRLADAPPDHPIAFLVGHTHEQDLRTQQNVVVLNGGTAGGGGTGNLAEGQPIGIAQLRYLLRPRFLPLAADLVTVDPGNGDATAQHERLDLSAPAIRSR; encoded by the coding sequence GTGCTGGCGACGCTCGCCGGCGGCGTCGGCGCGCTCGCGACCTTCCGCGAGGACAAGACGCTGCCCGTCGCGACGGTGCGGCTGTCGGTGCAGTTGAACGAGCCCGGGGCGCTCGGCATCTACGTCCCGCTCGTCGACTGGGGCGTGCGCTACGGCGCCGTGCGGCTGCCGGTGCAGCTGCGCGTCGACGTGCGCCGGATCGACCGCCAGGCGGCCGAGCGGATCGCCCGCAACCGGCAGGTCGACGTCAGAGCCGTCCGCGTCGCCGCCTCCGACGCGATCGCCAGCTACCTGCGCGCGCTCGTGCTCGTCGTCCTGGTCGCCGGCCTGCTCGCCGGCAGCGTGATGGCGTTCGCGGTCCGCACGCGCAACGGGCCGCGCGTCCGCTGGCTGCTGCTGAGCGCGGCCGCGACGGCCGTCGCGGCAACGGCCGCGGTCGGGCTGCTGCTGCCGCCGCGCGGCGCGCTCGACGACCCGACGTACTTCGCGCACGGCGCCGACATCCCGCAGGCGCTGCAGACGCTCGAGACGGCGAACCGCTCGGTCGGGACGCTGAGCCAGGAGCTCGACGCGCAGCTGGTCGGGCTCGCGCGGCTCGTGCTCGCGCCCGGCGAGCGCTCGCCGCTGCCGGCCGCCGGCCCGCGCCTGACGCTCGCGTCCGACATCCACAACAACGTGCTCGTGCTGCCGACGCTGGAGCGGGTCGCCACCGGCGGTCCGCTCTTCATCGCCGGCGACCTGACCGATCGCGGCACGCCACTGGAGACGAGCGTCACGCGGCAGGTCGCGTCGATCGGCAGACCGACCGTGTTCGTGACCGGCAACCACGACTCGGCGACGCTCGAGCGCTCGCTGACGCGCGCCGGCGCGGTCGTGCTGACGCGCTACGGGCGCCTGCGCGTCGACGGCTCCTACGGCGCCGAGGTCGTCGACGTCGGCGGGCTGCGCGTCGCCGGTTACGACGACCCCTTCACGCGCCGCGACCGCGGTCACGAGAGAGGGACGCGGCCGGAGCCGAGAACGACCGAGGGGATGCAGGAGGCGTTCGCGGCCTGGTTCGCGCCGCTGGAGGATCGGGTCGACGTGGTGATGGTGCACGAGCCTTCGCTGATCGAGCCCGTGCTGAGACGGCTGGCAGACGCGCCGCCGGACCACCCGATCGCGTTCCTCGTCGGCCACACACACGAGCAGGACCTCAGAACGCAGCAGAACGTCGTCGTGCTCAACGGCGGCACCGCCGGCGGCGGCGGGACCGGCAACCTCGCCGAGGGGCAGCCGATCGGGATAGCGCAGCTGCGCTACCTGCTGAGACCGCGCTTCCTGCCGCTCGCCGCCGACCTCGTGACGGTCGATCCCGGCAACGGCGACGCGACCGCCCAGCACGAGCGGCTCGACCTGAGCGCGCCGGCGATAAGGTCGCGCTGA
- a CDS encoding ATP-grasp domain-containing protein, which produces MTAARIAFVTCADLLVLDPDDELLADAVRRLGSDVVPCAWDDGEVDWAGFDLVLVRSPWDYHLRRDAFVHWAQRVGRTATLRNRSETIVWNTDKSYLRALAEQGVPTVPTQWLERGAAADLSALLAERGWREAIVKPSIGLGSSGLLRVHDGDADGSGGAHLATLLAEGDAMVQPFIPSVPAVGELSLVFFAGELSHSVRKRPPAGEFRVQPEFGAVAVAEQPTAAQLGVAHAALATLADPPLYARVDLVAGDGDAQWLMELELVEPTLYFEAAHGAAERLARMLVETAGGAPTSAVSSADATTTARYSPSLSPIVY; this is translated from the coding sequence ATGACCGCCGCCCGCATCGCCTTCGTCACCTGCGCCGACCTGCTCGTCCTCGACCCCGACGACGAGCTGCTCGCCGACGCCGTGCGGCGGCTGGGGAGCGACGTCGTGCCGTGCGCGTGGGACGACGGCGAGGTCGACTGGGCGGGCTTCGACCTCGTGCTGGTGCGCTCGCCGTGGGACTACCACCTGCGTCGCGACGCGTTCGTCCACTGGGCGCAGCGCGTCGGGCGCACGGCGACGCTGCGCAACCGCTCTGAGACGATCGTCTGGAACACCGACAAGAGCTACCTGCGCGCGCTCGCCGAGCAGGGCGTGCCGACGGTGCCGACGCAGTGGCTGGAGCGCGGCGCTGCGGCAGACCTGAGCGCGCTGCTGGCGGAGCGTGGCTGGCGCGAAGCGATCGTGAAGCCGTCGATCGGGCTCGGCTCGTCCGGCCTGCTGCGGGTCCACGACGGCGACGCTGACGGGAGCGGCGGCGCGCACCTCGCGACGCTGCTGGCCGAGGGCGACGCGATGGTGCAGCCGTTCATACCGTCGGTGCCGGCCGTCGGCGAGCTGTCGCTCGTCTTCTTCGCCGGCGAGCTGAGCCACAGCGTCCGCAAACGGCCGCCGGCCGGCGAGTTCCGCGTCCAGCCGGAGTTCGGCGCGGTCGCCGTCGCCGAGCAGCCGACCGCCGCGCAGCTCGGTGTCGCGCATGCCGCGCTCGCGACGCTGGCGGATCCGCCGCTCTACGCGCGCGTCGACCTCGTCGCCGGCGACGGCGACGCGCAGTGGCTGATGGAGCTGGAGCTGGTCGAGCCGACGCTCTACTTCGAGGCGGCGCACGGCGCGGCCGAGCGGTTAGCGCGGATGCTCGTCGAGACGGCGGGCGGAGCGCCGACTTCGGCCGTTTCGAGCGCCGACGCGACCACCACGGCCAGATATTCCCCGTCGCTCTCGCCAATCGTCTATTGA
- the sigJ gene encoding RNA polymerase sigma factor SigJ, whose amino-acid sequence MIVRCEEELAAAFEDQRPYLRRLAYGTLGSFAEADDVVQEAWLRLQRTDVEPIRDLRGWLTTVVGRLALDALGSARNRRERYVGPWLPEPLVEDVAAEDPADRVTLDEQVTTALLVVLERLSPAERTAFVLHDVFGLSFAEVAEVVGRSPAAVRQLAARARRHVDDGTPRFPASREQHTRIVAAFAVAWQAGDVDALLAVLDPGVTFRSDGGGNVVAVSRPVDGAERVARTLVALATANVRRGVAVRGGIVDVNGLPGLLVEEDHVRGVVSLTVDDGRIVAIDVVRNPEKLRHVPALPDADAGES is encoded by the coding sequence ACCAGCGGCCCTACCTGCGCCGGCTCGCCTACGGCACGCTCGGCAGCTTCGCCGAGGCGGACGACGTCGTGCAGGAGGCGTGGCTGCGGCTGCAGCGCACCGACGTCGAGCCGATCAGAGACCTGCGCGGCTGGCTGACGACCGTCGTCGGGCGGCTCGCACTCGACGCGCTCGGCTCGGCCCGCAACCGGCGCGAGCGCTACGTCGGCCCGTGGCTGCCGGAGCCGCTGGTCGAGGACGTCGCCGCGGAGGACCCTGCCGACCGCGTCACGCTCGACGAGCAGGTGACGACCGCGCTGCTGGTCGTGCTCGAACGGCTCTCGCCGGCCGAGCGGACGGCGTTCGTGCTGCACGACGTCTTCGGGCTGTCGTTCGCCGAGGTCGCCGAGGTCGTCGGCCGCAGCCCCGCCGCGGTCCGTCAGCTCGCGGCGCGGGCGCGGCGCCACGTCGACGACGGCACGCCGCGCTTCCCCGCCTCGCGCGAGCAGCACACGCGCATCGTCGCGGCGTTCGCGGTCGCCTGGCAGGCCGGCGACGTCGACGCGCTGCTGGCGGTGCTCGACCCCGGGGTGACGTTCCGCTCCGACGGCGGCGGGAACGTCGTCGCGGTGAGCAGGCCGGTCGACGGAGCGGAGCGCGTCGCGCGGACGCTCGTCGCGCTGGCGACGGCGAACGTCCGCCGCGGCGTCGCCGTGCGCGGCGGGATCGTCGACGTCAACGGCCTGCCGGGCCTGCTGGTCGAGGAGGACCACGTGCGCGGCGTCGTCTCGCTCACCGTCGACGACGGCCGGATCGTCGCGATCGACGTCGTCCGCAACCCCGAGAAGCTGCGGCACGTGCCGGCGCTGCCGGACGCCGACGCGGGTGAGTCATGA
- a CDS encoding GNAT family N-acetyltransferase, with amino-acid sequence MAADPRRATAADVPALAGTLARAFADDPIARWSCRPDRLRLRMLERFYAIRLRQVLRHDEVWVDPSLAGGALWLPPEEWRTSAVEDAQLARALLHPRLLPRVPLVVHGFTGIERRHPPAPPHWYLAVLGTDPDAQGRGIGSALLRAVLDRCDADGVGAYLESSKERNVDFYARHGFRVSEVVTLPRGPRAWLMWREPR; translated from the coding sequence ATGGCAGCCGACCCCCGCCGCGCGACGGCGGCCGACGTGCCGGCACTCGCGGGCACGCTGGCGCGTGCGTTCGCAGACGACCCGATCGCGCGCTGGTCGTGCCGGCCCGACCGTCTGCGCCTGCGGATGCTGGAGCGCTTCTACGCGATCCGGCTGCGCCAGGTGCTGCGCCACGACGAGGTGTGGGTCGACCCGTCGCTGGCGGGCGGCGCGCTGTGGCTGCCGCCGGAGGAGTGGCGCACGAGCGCGGTCGAGGACGCGCAGCTGGCGCGCGCGCTGCTGCACCCGCGTCTGCTGCCGCGCGTCCCGCTCGTCGTGCATGGCTTCACCGGGATCGAGCGACGTCACCCGCCCGCGCCGCCGCACTGGTACCTCGCCGTGCTCGGCACCGACCCGGACGCGCAGGGCCGCGGGATCGGCTCGGCCCTGCTGCGAGCGGTGCTCGACCGCTGCGACGCGGACGGCGTCGGCGCGTACCTGGAGTCCTCCAAGGAGCGCAACGTCGACTTCTACGCCCGCCACGGCTTCCGCGTCAGCGAGGTCGTGACGCTCCCGCGCGGGCCGCGGGCGTGGCTGATGTGGCGCGAGCCGCGGTAG
- a CDS encoding RNA polymerase sigma factor: MADSRSDDELLKASLDDAEAFAVFYRRHAEAVLVYLRQRTGDVETAADLTADVFAGAFAGRRRYKPRREPARAWLFGIANNLLAMSRRKQRRALAARARLGVPRIEFQDEELERAEARISALTQGNPLNALVEDLPPEQREAVLARVVHERDYDEIAREQDVSEALVRQRVSRGLARISGGLREDER, from the coding sequence ATGGCCGATTCCCGGAGCGACGACGAGCTGCTGAAGGCGTCCTTGGACGACGCCGAGGCGTTCGCCGTCTTCTACCGCCGCCACGCGGAGGCCGTGCTGGTCTATCTGCGGCAGCGCACGGGCGACGTCGAGACGGCCGCGGACCTGACCGCGGACGTCTTCGCCGGCGCCTTCGCGGGCCGCAGACGCTACAAGCCCCGGCGCGAGCCGGCGCGTGCGTGGCTGTTCGGGATCGCCAACAACCTGCTCGCGATGAGCCGTCGCAAGCAGCGCCGCGCGCTTGCCGCACGGGCGCGGCTGGGGGTGCCGCGGATCGAGTTCCAGGACGAGGAGCTGGAGCGTGCCGAGGCACGGATCTCCGCCCTCACGCAGGGGAACCCGCTGAACGCGCTCGTCGAGGACCTGCCCCCCGAGCAGCGCGAGGCGGTGCTCGCGCGGGTCGTCCACGAACGGGACTACGACGAGATCGCCCGCGAGCAGGATGTGAGCGAGGCATTGGTCCGCCAGCGCGTGAGCCGAGGGCTCGCGCGGATCAGCGGCGGACTGCGGGAGGACGAACGATGA